The sequence TTACAGTATATAGTCTCACAGTAAAATGTAGTCTTCACTCCacagttcaaatccagccttgctATTGAGTCCTTACCCATCCACCAGGAGACTCCACTGCACCTCATGGTCAGGGGCTGGCACAGGGGTTGCCCAGCAGTCACGCAATCTCAGGACTATCATTGGGTCAGTGCGATCCTTCAcacgaacctcaacaaacaccgaCTCCTGAAGGATTCTCTGAATGGGGTAGTCACTGTCCCTGTACCACCAGCTGTAGCTGCCATCTAacagacaaaaataaaagaagGAGAACAAACCAAAACAGTCACTCCCCTGAAGGGATACAATTCCCAGTGCTCCTATTACCAGGGCAGCACTACCTGTTGCTATTTGCAGCTCCAGCCTCAGGATCCCATCTTCAGAAGCAgctagtggtggagggagggtgtAAACAGAGACATTGATTTGTAAGCCTGCCTCATGCTCCCCCTTGTACTTGCACTGGATGTGCAGGCTGTCAAGAGACAAATAGGTTGTGGAGTTTCAGTCAGTAACACTTCCCCCTCCATACCAACAAATCCCACTGCCCACTCACCTGNNNNNNNGGTGGAGTTGCAGT is a genomic window of Chiloscyllium plagiosum isolate BGI_BamShark_2017 unplaced genomic scaffold, ASM401019v2 scaf_94452, whole genome shotgun sequence containing:
- the LOC122544839 gene encoding zona pellucida sperm-binding protein 1-like, whose translation is MIQTGPLGSITRESTFSLHIQCKYKGEHEAGLQINVSVYTLPPPLAASEDGILRLELQIATDGSYSWWYRDSDYPIQRILQESVFVEVRVKDRTDPMIVLRLRDCWATPVPAPDHEVQWSLLVDG